Proteins encoded within one genomic window of Mycolicibacterium aubagnense:
- the moeA gene encoding molybdopterin molybdotransferase MoeA, with amino-acid sequence MRTVEEHQRVVAGLISARPAVTVPLADALGLALADDVVAPLPLPGFDNSAMDGYAVLAADVAGASAENPVKLPVAEDIPAGRTDLLTLAPGTAHRIMTGAMLPAGATAVVPVESTDAATDTVSIFAPAAEGRHIRRAGEDVTAGMTVLSAGEVLSPAALGLAAALGFAELKVLPRQRVLVLSTGTELAAPGTPLQPGQIYESNAVMLAAALRDAGADVSTAPATSDDVALFRETLARHGQDVDLIVTTGGVSAGAYEVVKDALAADVEFVKVAMQPGMPQGCGRLGGTVNGTPIVTLPGNPVSALVSFEVFIRPPLRAAMGLTSQRPRRSATLTEKLTSPAGKRQFRRGVLGTDEQVSSYGPPASHHLRWLATANCLLDIDEDVVELPAGSPVPVWDLS; translated from the coding sequence TGCCGACGATGTGGTGGCCCCGCTGCCCCTACCCGGTTTCGACAACTCGGCCATGGACGGCTATGCCGTACTCGCTGCCGACGTGGCTGGGGCGTCGGCCGAGAATCCGGTGAAACTTCCTGTCGCCGAAGACATTCCGGCTGGTCGCACCGACCTGCTCACCTTGGCGCCCGGCACCGCGCACCGGATCATGACCGGCGCCATGCTGCCGGCCGGTGCCACGGCGGTAGTGCCCGTGGAATCGACCGATGCGGCGACGGACACGGTCTCGATCTTCGCCCCCGCTGCCGAGGGCCGGCACATCCGGCGGGCCGGCGAGGACGTGACCGCCGGGATGACGGTGCTGTCCGCCGGCGAAGTGCTGTCCCCCGCGGCGCTGGGCCTCGCCGCCGCACTCGGCTTCGCCGAGCTGAAAGTGCTTCCGCGGCAGCGGGTTCTGGTGCTGTCCACCGGAACGGAACTGGCCGCACCGGGCACGCCGCTGCAGCCGGGCCAGATCTACGAGTCCAACGCCGTCATGCTGGCCGCGGCGCTGCGCGACGCCGGGGCCGACGTCAGCACCGCACCCGCGACGTCAGATGACGTGGCGTTGTTCCGCGAGACCCTGGCCCGTCACGGCCAGGATGTCGACCTGATCGTCACCACCGGCGGAGTCAGTGCCGGCGCCTACGAGGTGGTCAAAGACGCCCTCGCCGCGGATGTCGAATTCGTGAAGGTCGCCATGCAGCCGGGTATGCCTCAGGGCTGTGGCCGTTTGGGAGGCACCGTCAACGGCACGCCCATCGTTACGTTGCCGGGCAACCCGGTCTCGGCGCTGGTGTCGTTCGAGGTGTTCATCCGGCCGCCGCTGCGGGCGGCGATGGGGCTGACGTCGCAGCGGCCGCGCCGCTCGGCGACCCTCACCGAAAAGTTGACCTCCCCCGCCGGGAAACGTCAGTTCCGCCGCGGCGTGCTCGGCACCGATGAGCAGGTGAGCAGCTACGGCCCGCCGGCCTCGCACCACCTCCGTTGGCTGGCAACGGCAAACTGCCTGCTGGACATCGACGAGGACGTGGTCGAATTGCCGGCTGGATCGCCCGTGCCCGTCTGGGATCTCAGTTAG
- a CDS encoding phosphatidylserine decarboxylase: MARPARPPADTPESDLSRLVDLVRSTVPPIHPAGLPFVGGALGVALLGRRKRWVRAAGLTAAAACAGFFRHPPRTPPSRPGVVVAPADGQVTLIDEAVPPAELNLSDEPLPRISIFLSLFDAHVQRAPVAGEVITVKYKPGQFLSADKAEASENNERNSIWLRTADGHDVVAVQLAGLLARRIVCNTHPGAHLALGETYGLIRFGSRLDTYLPKGSVIGVEIGQRAIGGETVLAELPGEPNTGSPE; the protein is encoded by the coding sequence ATGGCCAGACCTGCGCGCCCCCCAGCTGACACTCCAGAGTCCGACCTTTCCCGATTGGTCGACCTGGTCCGTTCCACCGTCCCCCCGATCCACCCGGCTGGGCTGCCGTTCGTCGGCGGCGCCCTCGGCGTCGCCCTGTTGGGCCGCCGCAAGCGCTGGGTCCGGGCTGCGGGTCTGACCGCGGCCGCCGCGTGTGCCGGGTTCTTCCGGCATCCGCCGCGGACGCCACCGAGCCGACCCGGCGTCGTCGTCGCTCCGGCCGACGGCCAGGTGACGTTGATCGACGAGGCCGTACCGCCCGCCGAACTGAACCTGTCGGACGAGCCGCTGCCGCGGATCAGTATCTTCCTGTCGCTGTTCGACGCGCACGTGCAGCGCGCGCCGGTGGCCGGTGAGGTGATCACGGTCAAGTACAAGCCGGGCCAGTTCCTGTCCGCCGACAAGGCCGAGGCCAGCGAGAACAACGAGCGCAACAGCATCTGGCTGCGCACCGCCGACGGCCACGACGTCGTCGCGGTGCAGCTGGCCGGGCTGCTGGCCCGCCGCATCGTGTGTAACACCCACCCGGGTGCGCACCTGGCGCTGGGCGAGACCTACGGCTTGATCCGGTTCGGCTCGCGGCTGGACACCTACCTGCCCAAGGGCTCGGTGATCGGCGTCGAGATCGGGCAGCGTGCCATCGGCGGCGAGACCGTGCTGGCAGAGCTTCCGGGCGAGCCGAACACCGGGTCGCCGGAATGA
- a CDS encoding CDP-alcohol phosphatidyltransferase family protein, which translates to MKPRIKTPQVSLRKLVPSALTVAAICLGLTAVKFALDHRPTESMALLAGAAILDALDGRAARMLNATSKMGAEIDSLADAVNFGVAPAFIVYATLLEHNTSPLAWIVVLLYAVCIVLRLARFNAMLDVDRPAFEKEFFVGMPAPAGAIGAIGPLAAKMQFPGPWWDSHGGQIFIFVWLIIVSLLVVSTVPMRKVHTFAIPPNMVLPLLAGLAILVAASVTYGYIVILVIIVAYVLHIPFAIRTKAWLREHPEVWDDKPKEQRQARRAIRRAQPRRTDRSQRRSTARLRLRRPGPRR; encoded by the coding sequence ATGAAACCCCGGATCAAGACTCCGCAGGTGAGCCTGCGGAAGCTGGTCCCCAGTGCCCTGACCGTCGCCGCCATCTGCCTGGGTCTGACGGCGGTCAAGTTCGCTCTCGACCACCGCCCCACCGAGTCCATGGCGCTGCTGGCGGGTGCGGCGATCCTCGACGCGCTCGACGGGCGCGCGGCCCGCATGCTGAACGCCACGTCCAAGATGGGCGCCGAGATCGACTCGCTGGCCGACGCGGTGAACTTCGGTGTGGCGCCGGCGTTCATCGTCTACGCCACCCTGCTGGAGCACAACACCTCGCCGCTGGCCTGGATCGTGGTGCTGCTGTACGCGGTGTGCATCGTGCTGCGGCTGGCCCGGTTCAACGCCATGCTCGACGTCGACCGTCCGGCGTTCGAGAAAGAGTTCTTCGTCGGCATGCCGGCACCCGCCGGCGCCATCGGCGCCATCGGCCCACTGGCCGCCAAGATGCAGTTCCCCGGCCCGTGGTGGGACTCGCACGGGGGCCAGATCTTCATCTTCGTCTGGCTCATCATTGTTTCGCTGCTGGTGGTCAGCACTGTGCCGATGCGCAAGGTGCACACGTTCGCCATCCCGCCGAACATGGTGTTGCCACTGTTGGCGGGGCTCGCGATCCTGGTGGCCGCCTCGGTCACGTACGGCTACATCGTGATCCTGGTGATCATCGTGGCGTACGTGCTGCATATCCCGTTCGCCATCCGGACCAAGGCGTGGCTGCGTGAGCATCCTGAGGTGTGGGATGACAAGCCCAAGGAACAGCGGCAGGCGCGCCGGGCCATCCGCCGTGCGCAACCGCGGCGTACCGACCGCAGCCAGCGCCGCTCCACGGCCCGGCTCCGGTTGCGTAGGCCCGGACCCCGGCGATGA
- a CDS encoding AAA family ATPase, with amino-acid sequence MQAAASDPSGAQLQLTARLNTSALDARRGVVMLHPEAIAALGIREWDAVSLIGTRTTCAVVGVAAPGTPPGTALLDDVTLSNAGVRADSPVLVSPATVYGARSVTVSGSRLASGSIPPATLRMALLGKVMTVGDTVSLLPRDLGPGTSTSAATSALATQVGITWTSELLTVTAVDPAGPVSVQPNSVVTWGDASVVTAAAQPVISPPESPAAQALSIDDLKGVDAQVTRLTEWLKLALDQPELLETLGATANLGVLVSGPAGVGKVAMVRAVCASRRLVELAGPEVGALRAEDRLAAVTDAVRSVRSPDHGGGVLLITDVDALLPAVAEPVATLILAELRKAVASRGVAFIATSAVPDGVDARLRAPDLCDRELGLTLPDAPTRKALLEVLLRSVPAKELNLDEIAERTPGFVVADLSALVREAALRAAARASTDGAEPALTQDDLTGALSVIRPLSRSATEEVAVGSVTLDDVGDMVATKQALTEAVLWPLQHPDTFERLGVEPPRGVLLYGPPGCGKTFLVRALASSGRLSVHAVKGAELMDKWVGSSERAVRELFQRARDSAPSLMFLDEMDALAPRRGQSFDSGVTDRVVAALLTELDGINPLRDVVVVGATNRPDLIDPALLRPGRLEKLVFVEPPDADARREILRTAGKSIPLAPDVDLGELAGELDGYSAADCVALLREAALTAMRRSIDAADVTAADVAKARQAVRPSLDPAQVQSLREFADGR; translated from the coding sequence ATGCAGGCTGCTGCATCCGATCCGTCCGGTGCGCAGCTTCAGCTCACGGCCCGCCTCAACACCTCGGCCCTCGACGCCCGTCGCGGCGTGGTCATGCTGCACCCCGAAGCGATTGCCGCCCTGGGCATCCGCGAGTGGGACGCGGTGTCACTGATCGGCACCCGCACCACCTGTGCGGTGGTCGGCGTCGCCGCTCCCGGGACTCCCCCGGGCACCGCGCTGCTCGACGACGTGACGCTGTCCAATGCCGGGGTCCGGGCCGACTCTCCGGTGCTGGTGTCGCCGGCGACGGTGTACGGCGCCCGTTCGGTGACCGTCAGCGGTTCCCGGCTGGCCAGTGGCTCGATACCGCCCGCGACGCTGCGAATGGCATTGCTGGGCAAGGTGATGACGGTCGGCGACACCGTCTCACTGTTGCCCCGCGACCTCGGTCCGGGTACCTCGACGTCGGCGGCCACCTCGGCGCTGGCCACCCAGGTCGGTATCACCTGGACCTCGGAGTTGCTCACTGTGACGGCCGTGGATCCGGCCGGTCCCGTGAGCGTCCAGCCGAATTCGGTGGTCACGTGGGGCGACGCGAGCGTCGTCACCGCAGCCGCGCAGCCGGTCATCTCCCCTCCGGAAAGCCCTGCCGCCCAAGCTCTTTCGATCGACGACCTCAAGGGCGTGGACGCCCAGGTGACGCGGCTGACCGAGTGGCTGAAGCTGGCGCTCGACCAACCCGAACTGCTCGAAACCCTGGGCGCCACCGCCAATCTGGGCGTCCTGGTGTCGGGACCCGCAGGCGTCGGCAAGGTCGCGATGGTGCGTGCGGTGTGCGCGTCCCGCCGTCTGGTCGAACTCGCCGGGCCGGAGGTCGGGGCACTGCGGGCCGAGGACCGGCTGGCCGCCGTCACGGATGCCGTCCGATCCGTGCGCTCACCCGATCACGGCGGGGGCGTGCTGCTCATCACCGATGTCGACGCTCTGCTGCCCGCGGTCGCCGAGCCGGTAGCCACGTTGATCCTGGCCGAGCTGCGCAAGGCCGTCGCCAGCCGGGGTGTGGCGTTCATCGCGACGTCCGCCGTACCCGACGGCGTGGATGCCCGGTTGCGCGCGCCTGATCTCTGCGACCGCGAGTTGGGGCTGACCCTGCCGGATGCGCCGACCCGCAAGGCGCTGCTGGAAGTGCTGCTGCGGTCGGTTCCGGCGAAGGAGCTGAACCTCGACGAGATCGCTGAGCGCACACCGGGGTTCGTGGTCGCCGACCTCTCCGCACTGGTACGCGAGGCCGCGCTGCGGGCGGCAGCCCGAGCCAGCACCGACGGCGCCGAGCCGGCGTTGACGCAAGACGATCTGACCGGCGCGCTGTCGGTGATCCGGCCGCTGTCCCGGTCGGCGACCGAGGAAGTCGCGGTCGGGTCGGTGACCCTCGACGACGTCGGCGACATGGTGGCCACCAAACAAGCGCTGACCGAAGCGGTGCTGTGGCCGCTGCAGCACCCGGACACCTTCGAGCGGCTCGGCGTGGAGCCGCCGCGCGGCGTGCTGTTGTACGGCCCGCCCGGCTGCGGCAAGACGTTCCTGGTGCGGGCCCTGGCCAGCTCCGGCCGGTTGTCGGTGCACGCCGTCAAGGGCGCGGAGCTGATGGACAAGTGGGTCGGTTCGTCGGAGCGTGCCGTGCGCGAATTGTTCCAGCGCGCACGCGATTCCGCGCCGTCGCTGATGTTCCTCGACGAGATGGACGCACTGGCGCCCCGGCGCGGCCAGAGCTTCGATTCCGGCGTCACCGACCGCGTGGTGGCCGCGCTGCTCACCGAGCTCGACGGCATCAATCCGTTGCGCGACGTCGTGGTGGTGGGCGCAACCAACCGGCCGGACCTCATCGACCCCGCGCTGCTGCGGCCCGGCCGGCTCGAGAAGCTGGTATTCGTCGAGCCGCCCGACGCCGATGCGCGTCGCGAAATCCTGCGTACCGCAGGTAAATCCATCCCACTGGCACCCGACGTCGACCTCGGCGAGTTGGCCGGTGAGCTCGACGGCTACAGCGCCGCCGATTGCGTCGCACTGCTGCGCGAGGCGGCATTGACCGCGATGCGCCGGTCCATCGACGCCGCCGACGTGACTGCGGCCGACGTCGCCAAGGCCCGGCAGGCAGTGCGGCCGTCGCTGGATCCCGCTCAGGTGCAGTCTCTTCGGGAGTTCGCCGACGGGCGATAG